A window of the Pseudomonas gozinkensis genome harbors these coding sequences:
- a CDS encoding polyurethane esterase, translating to MGLFDYKNADGKALYSDAIALTLYAYTPTGQALPGTGWKPIGATALGYQGKVGAQGTFFGEKDGFTSAEAEVLGKYDAAGKLIGIGVAFRGTGGLGYSDTFGDMKNNLLAAIGPTDYATQYAKNAFDNLLKSVAAFAVAHGIAAKDVMISGHSLGGLGVNSVAELSASNWGGFFKDANYISFASPTQSSTGTNVLNIGYENDPVFRVLDGTTFSTASMGKHDKPHDSTTDNIVNFNDNYASTAQNLVPFSIANPLNWSAHSSLGYADGLNRVIASKFYGLTHKDSTIIVSNLEEASRGKTWVEDLGRSGEPHAGSTFIIGTDSGDWLKGGASNDFLEGLGGDDRFRDDGGFNILLGGQGHNTFELQKPLQNFSFANDGDGTLYVRDAYGGISMTRDIGALVSKESGSWWGSKEISWTVTAKGLANGAELTQYNHSLSGGAMGDTLKATADGDWLFGLGGNDHLISDKAHVTFVGGAGNDVMSAVGGNNTFLFSGAFGFDAINGYQGSDKLVFMGVEGAGQGYDYKQHASQSGSDTVLKIGDFAVTLVGVGVANLSDSSFVFA from the coding sequence ATGGGATTGTTCGATTACAAAAATGCCGACGGCAAAGCGCTGTACAGCGATGCGATCGCCCTGACGCTGTATGCCTACACGCCGACCGGGCAAGCTTTGCCCGGCACTGGCTGGAAGCCGATCGGCGCCACGGCGCTGGGCTATCAGGGCAAGGTCGGGGCGCAGGGCACGTTCTTCGGTGAGAAGGACGGTTTCACCAGCGCCGAAGCCGAAGTGCTCGGCAAGTACGACGCCGCGGGCAAACTGATCGGCATCGGCGTGGCCTTCCGGGGCACCGGCGGGCTGGGTTACAGCGACACCTTTGGCGACATGAAAAACAATCTGCTGGCTGCCATCGGCCCGACGGATTACGCCACCCAGTACGCGAAAAACGCTTTCGACAACCTGCTCAAGTCGGTGGCGGCTTTCGCCGTCGCCCATGGCATCGCGGCCAAGGACGTAATGATCAGCGGCCACAGCCTCGGCGGTCTCGGGGTCAACAGCGTGGCGGAGTTGAGCGCGAGCAACTGGGGCGGGTTCTTCAAGGACGCCAACTACATTTCGTTCGCCTCGCCGACCCAGAGCAGCACCGGCACCAACGTGCTGAACATCGGTTACGAGAACGACCCGGTGTTCCGTGTACTCGACGGCACCACGTTCAGTACCGCGTCGATGGGCAAGCACGACAAGCCGCACGATTCGACCACCGACAACATCGTCAACTTCAACGACAACTACGCGTCCACCGCGCAGAACCTCGTGCCGTTCAGCATCGCCAATCCGCTGAACTGGTCGGCCCACAGCTCGCTGGGGTATGCCGACGGCCTGAATCGGGTGATCGCGTCGAAGTTCTACGGCCTGACGCACAAGGACTCGACGATCATCGTCTCCAACCTTGAGGAAGCGTCGCGGGGCAAGACCTGGGTCGAGGATCTGGGCCGCAGCGGCGAGCCGCACGCCGGCAGCACGTTCATCATCGGCACCGACAGCGGCGACTGGCTCAAGGGCGGGGCGAGCAACGACTTCCTGGAAGGCCTGGGCGGTGATGACCGTTTCCGTGACGACGGCGGCTTCAACATCCTGCTCGGCGGCCAGGGCCACAACACCTTCGAGCTGCAAAAGCCGCTGCAGAACTTCAGCTTCGCCAACGACGGCGACGGCACGCTGTACGTGCGTGACGCCTACGGCGGCATCAGCATGACCCGTGACATCGGCGCGCTGGTGAGCAAGGAGTCGGGGTCGTGGTGGGGCAGCAAGGAAATCTCCTGGACCGTCACCGCCAAAGGCCTGGCCAACGGTGCCGAACTGACCCAGTACAACCATTCGCTCAGCGGCGGCGCCATGGGCGACACCCTCAAAGCCACCGCCGACGGCGACTGGCTGTTCGGCCTGGGCGGCAACGATCACCTGATAAGCGACAAGGCCCACGTGACCTTCGTCGGTGGCGCCGGCAACGACGTGATGAGCGCGGTGGGTGGCAACAACACCTTCCTGTTCAGCGGCGCCTTCGGTTTTGACGCAATCAACGGCTACCAGGGCAGCGACAAACTGGTGTTCATGGGCGTCGAGGGCGCGGGGCAGGGCTACGACTACAAGCAACACGCGTCGCAGTCCGGAAGCGATACCGTGCTGAAGATTGGCGACTTTGCCGTGACGCTGGTCGGCGTAGGTGTGGCTAACCTGTCGGATTCGAGTTTCGTCTTCGCCTGA
- a CDS encoding polyurethane esterase, which translates to MGVYDYKNFGTAESKALFSDAMAITLYSYHNLDNGFAVGYQHNGFGLGLPATLVTALIGGTDSQGVIPGVPWNPDSEKAALDAVKKAGWTPITASQLGYEGKTDARGTFFGEKAGYTSAQVEILGKYDAQGHLTEIGIAFRGTSGPREILIGDSIGDVINDLLAAFGPKDYAKNYVGEAFGNLMNDVVAFAKANGLTGKDVLVSGHSLGGLAVNSMADLSTGKWGGFFQDSNYIAYASPTQSSTDKVLNVGYENDPVFRALDGSTFTGASLGVHDAPKESATDNIVSFNDHYASAAWNVLPFSIVNIPTWISHLPTAYGDGMNRVIESKFYDLTSKDSTIIVANLSDPARANTWVQDLNRNAETHKGSTFIIGSDANDLIQGGSGNDYLEGRAGNDTFRDGGGYNILLGGSGNNTLELQKSVNTFDFANDGAGNLYIRDANGGISITRDIGSIVTKEPGFLWGLFKDDVTHSVTATGLKVGNNVTQYESNVKGTGGADTLKAKASGDWLFGLDGNDHLIGGAGNDVFVGGAGNDLMESGGGADTFLFSGAFGQDRVVGYTANDKLVFLGVQGVLPTDDFRAHATAVGQDTVLKFGADSVTLVGVALNSLSADGIVIA; encoded by the coding sequence ATGGGTGTGTATGACTACAAGAATTTCGGTACGGCGGAATCCAAGGCGCTGTTCAGCGACGCCATGGCCATTACGCTGTATTCCTACCACAACCTCGATAACGGCTTTGCCGTCGGTTATCAGCACAACGGCTTCGGCCTCGGCTTGCCGGCCACACTGGTAACCGCGTTGATCGGCGGCACGGATTCCCAGGGGGTGATCCCCGGCGTTCCGTGGAACCCCGATTCGGAAAAAGCCGCGCTCGATGCGGTGAAAAAAGCCGGCTGGACCCCGATCACCGCCTCGCAACTGGGTTACGAGGGCAAGACCGATGCGCGCGGCACCTTCTTCGGCGAAAAGGCCGGCTACACCAGCGCCCAAGTGGAAATCCTCGGCAAATACGACGCGCAGGGCCATCTCACCGAAATCGGCATTGCCTTTCGCGGCACCAGCGGCCCACGGGAAATCCTGATCGGCGACTCCATCGGAGACGTGATCAACGACCTGCTCGCCGCATTCGGGCCCAAGGACTACGCCAAGAACTACGTCGGCGAGGCCTTCGGCAATCTGATGAACGATGTGGTGGCGTTCGCCAAGGCCAACGGCCTGACCGGCAAGGACGTGCTGGTCAGCGGTCACAGCCTGGGCGGGCTGGCGGTCAACAGCATGGCGGACTTGAGCACCGGCAAATGGGGCGGGTTCTTCCAGGATTCCAACTACATCGCCTACGCCTCGCCGACCCAGAGCAGCACCGACAAGGTGCTCAACGTCGGCTACGAAAACGACCCGGTGTTCCGCGCCCTCGACGGCTCGACCTTCACCGGCGCCTCGCTCGGTGTACACGACGCGCCCAAGGAATCGGCGACCGACAACATCGTCAGCTTCAACGACCACTACGCCTCGGCGGCGTGGAACGTGCTGCCGTTCTCGATCGTCAACATTCCGACCTGGATCTCGCACCTGCCGACCGCTTATGGCGATGGCATGAACCGGGTGATTGAATCGAAGTTCTACGATCTGACCAGCAAGGATTCGACGATCATCGTCGCCAACCTGTCGGACCCGGCCCGGGCCAACACCTGGGTCCAGGACCTGAACCGCAACGCCGAAACCCACAAGGGCAGCACGTTCATCATCGGCAGCGACGCCAATGATCTGATACAGGGCGGCAGCGGCAATGATTATCTGGAGGGCCGCGCCGGCAACGACACGTTCCGCGACGGCGGGGGCTACAACATCCTGCTCGGCGGCTCGGGCAACAACACCCTGGAGTTGCAGAAGTCGGTCAATACCTTCGACTTCGCCAACGACGGCGCCGGCAACCTGTACATCCGCGATGCCAACGGCGGGATCAGCATCACCCGCGACATCGGCAGCATCGTCACCAAGGAGCCGGGCTTTCTCTGGGGCCTGTTCAAGGACGACGTGACCCACAGCGTCACGGCGACCGGCCTGAAGGTCGGCAACAACGTCACTCAGTACGAATCGAACGTGAAGGGCACCGGCGGCGCCGACACCCTCAAGGCAAAGGCCAGCGGTGACTGGTTGTTCGGGCTGGACGGCAACGACCATCTGATCGGCGGGGCGGGCAACGACGTGTTCGTCGGCGGCGCGGGCAATGACCTGATGGAGTCGGGCGGCGGGGCGGATACCTTCCTGTTCAGCGGCGCGTTCGGCCAGGATCGCGTAGTGGGTTACACCGCCAACGACAAACTGGTGTTCCTCGGCGTGCAGGGCGTATTGCCCACCGACGACTTCCGCGCCCATGCCACGGCGGTGGGGCAGGACACGGTGCTGAAATTCGGTGCTGATTCGGTGACGCTGGTCGGGGTTGCGTTGAACAGCCTGAGTGCCGACGGGATCGTGATCGCCTGA